The DNA segment TTGATAGGCAGTTGCAGCTTCTAAGTAACCACTATTTGGACTAGGATGCTTTTTCGCATCTTGCCACCAGCCGTTCAAGCGTGACCGAAATGTTTGCTTACTGAAATTTTTTGTCCACGTAATGATGATATACCCTGTGATACGGCTTGGAATATAGTTCAAGATGTCATCCATTTTGGCAGAAGCTTTGCCGAACTCTCGGAATTCTTCATTTTTATAACCCACCATCGAATCGAGAGTGTTTACTGCTTTATATACCCAAAGTCCAGGCGCGCCTAATAGAAAAGCAAAAAATAAGGGTGCTGTAATACCATCACTCGTATTTTCTGAGACTGTTTCTACGGCAGCTCTTGTCACTTCTGATTCAGACAACTTCGCGGTATCACGACCGACAATTTCCGACACTTTCAATCGAGCTTCTTTTAAGTCACCTTTAACTAGCGGTTTGTAAACGGACAATGCTGCGACTCTCAAGCTTTTTTGCGCAAAACCGGCTGCACACATCATACTTTCGACAGCGATACCTAAAAAAAAGTTAACTGTGTATGCTGCAGACAAAACACCTAATACAAAGGTGAATGTGAAAGTCACAACCGTCATTAAAAGTACAATCCCCTTGAACTTACGATGTTTTCCCCTGTTTAACAAAGTCGTTAATTTGGAAATGAAGCGACCCATCCAGCGGACCGGATGTGGCCATTTAGGGGGATCGCCGATTATTCTATCTAGTAGTAATCCAATTGTAA comes from the Paenisporosarcina antarctica genome and includes:
- the cbiB gene encoding adenosylcobinamide-phosphate synthase CbiB, translated to MSAHIIALTIGLLLDRIIGDPPKWPHPVRWMGRFISKLTTLLNRGKHRKFKGIVLLMTVVTFTFTFVLGVLSAAYTVNFFLGIAVESMMCAAGFAQKSLRVAALSVYKPLVKGDLKEARLKVSEIVGRDTAKLSESEVTRAAVETVSENTSDGITAPLFFAFLLGAPGLWVYKAVNTLDSMVGYKNEEFREFGKASAKMDDILNYIPSRITGYIIITWTKNFSKQTFRSRLNGWWQDAKKHPSPNSGYLEAATAYQLGVQLGGKSTYKGITSKRARMGIPENPLRAIHILHTIRQMHIAVFLFWLWMMSIGGILRVIA